Proteins encoded within one genomic window of Neodiprion fabricii isolate iyNeoFabr1 chromosome 6, iyNeoFabr1.1, whole genome shotgun sequence:
- the LOC124185729 gene encoding uncharacterized protein LOC124185729 isoform X7, with protein sequence MSPGINDRPRYTGTVPKSNRRNDRNRERSNSNQVMIGPTDPRDVSHQPNNLLEWHLVTDPHRSEKNSNTRPTSSTPSISYQDLADFDCSSQQRNHIGEDRSQWHRMAPPDSHTQSPPPQLQANKPTNVDKMPDRGQVESRLNQIKDFIRVTSTMMDSLSQSSDPSGDHPVQQSDQMRRFSDLMDVLTLQERCILTNPNCMNGEIDEHGDGGREAQLQRKVEETQRKLAQLQEQEASLLGMHLRAKERLNAARQAQQVFLQQGEQGNSAWEGPDRRLHQGQSNADELESEHAALRGKLVQLQNKKKRMDHLVAELQAVDTFDRGSCSSEGSRAPGRDKVAELDAMKAQLARLKALMEDATRDRHPSESEVEPEADEEVRVEVSANSSRNSIDRQSEPDDLSRRKAGNFGDAPSVDQVQAVTRELKEQSVLLQAARAELQRLKQTTPTPVITSSTPPPSLLGLNLSEKKQSNNNTNSSSNDERCEMQFAQAKRRQLEDLMRKEQVHSSSVNQDVGRGDWGGVRETNSQLSHTSVAANLWPLPNPATGESNEQSVDGASISENLLDVGPNGNATAANGNWWGVPPPIGMVEQPPQAGVVGMAEYYRQLLLGSQAQQLQMMGMTMQQCCQLLWAQQRELQSMRAAIIQLQLQLRQPQQLQQQQQHQQLQGRANNNYSNVGNAEEYSNLNRVVQHNGSSLDATLPPSSSLPNLVALPTPTPTPVPVPIPNPPHQQQQLNNQVPPGNRANNYWDNFRSYSRQNLLSVNGKTASDRNPHTTASTPTTNTVSSASGTASGGGNNTGLTNIGFRSRKDKRNREHGLENLTLPTLLSAEMQYPQNLQLQSNFQQQEVVNSRSSLNNVLANDMTLQQSHHVDNFFDEQQLACTRSVSANNDGQVCLRQLSNEMSDAVSSLVTVNTSRPGYLVRVLREVKIICEDHRLRPRLLRSLRALRDSHSSNNPLVDWLQNETTDQTASESCQSSDEDSDTGTLNNTVGNAVNQAVGALSLPPPPLPPPPLSMTLPLLPGGFQPEGIGINASASVTPGYNEDLAEADQSRPETSHNPQQVASEENVGEEGGGDASTASANALIADLVAEMEYMEEDGERSDDIGLDRVPTRLYHQANESI encoded by the exons atgTCACCCGGTATAAATGATCGCCCACGTTACACAGGTACCGTCCCAAAAAGTAATCGTAGAAATGATAGAAATCGAGAAAGATCCAACAGTAATCAGGTAATGATTGGGCCAACTGATCCGAGGGATGTTTCACACCAACCAAATAATCTG CTCGAGTGGCATTTGGTAACTGATCCACACAGGtcggaaaaaaatagtaatactCGACCCACCTCCTCCACACCTTCCATTAGCTACCAGGACCTCGCAGACTTCG ATTGCAGTAGCCAACAGCGTAACCACATAGGCGAAGATCGTTCTCAGTGGCATAGAATGGCACCACCAGACTCTCACACCCAATCACCACCACCGCAGTTACAGGCGAACAAGCCTACAAATGTAGACAAAATG cCAGACAGAGGACAAGTTGAAAGTCGACTTAATCAAATCAAGGACTTCATTCGGGTGACTTCTACAATGATGGATTCATTGAGTCAATCCAGTGACCCT TCTGGTGATCATCCAGTACAGCAGTCCGACCAGATGAGACGATTTAGTGATTTAATGGATGTTCTAACTTTACAAGAACGATGCATCTTGACTAACCCTAACTGCATG AATGGTGAAATTGACGAACACGGAGATGGCGGCAGAGAAGCTCAGCTCCAACGCAAGGTAGAAGAAACTCAAAGGAAGCTTGCCCAGCTTCAGGAACAAGAAGCTTCTCTTTTAGGAATGCATTTGCGAGCTAAAGAAAGATTGAATGCAGCACGTCAAGCCCAACAAGTATTTTTGCAACAGGGTGAACAGGGTAATTCTGCCTGGGAAGGACCAGATAGGCGACTGCATCAAGGGCAATCAAACGCCGATGAACTGGAGTCCGAACACGCTGCACTAAGGGGAAAATTGGTCCAgttacaaaataagaaaaaaagaatggatCATCTCGTCGCAGAGTTGCAAGCTGTGGACACTTTTGATAGAGGCAGCTGT AGCTCTGAAGGTTCACGTGCACCGGGAAGAGATAAAGTTGCCGAATTGGATGCAATGAAAGCACAGTTGGCACGCCTTAAGGCTCTGATGGAAGATGCTACACGAGATCGACATCCATCAGAATCTGAAGTCGAACCGGAAGCCGATGAAGAAGTCAGAGTAGAAGTGTCTGCTAATAGTTCTCGTAATTCGATAGATCGGCAGAGTGAGCCTGATGATTTGTCGAGAAGGAAGGCTGGTAACTTTGGAGATGCGCCCTCGGTCGACCAAGTTCAA GCTGTGACCAGGGAACTCAAAGAACAGTCCGTGTTACTGCAGGCAGCTCGTGCTGAATTGCAACGCCTGAAGCAAACGACTCCTACACCCGTCATTACCTCATCAACTCCACCCCCTTCTCTTCTTGGACTGAATTTATCTGAGAAGAAACAGAGTAACAACAATACTAATAGCAGCAGTAATGATGAACGTTGTGAAATGCAATTTGCACAAGCAAAGAGACGTCAGCTGGAAGATTTGATGAGAAAG GAACAGGTACACTCATCTAGCGTGAATCAAGATGTTGGTAGAGGAGATTGGGGTGGTGTTAGAGAAACCAATTCACAGCTTAGTCACACTAGCGTTGCAGCAAACTTATGGCCTTTGCCGAATCCTGCCACAG GGGAATCTAACGAACAAAGTGTAGACGGTGCGTCGATTTCGGAAAATTTATTAGATGTTGGGCCTAATGGTAATGCTACGGCGGCAAATGGTAATTGGTGGGGTGTTCCCCCACCAATTGGAATGGTCGAGCAGCCTCCACAAG CAGGAGTGGTGGGTATGGCTGAATATTATCGACAGCTGTTATTGGGCTCTCAAGCACAACAATTACAAATGATGGGAATGACTATGCAGCAATGCTGCCAATTACTGTGGGCTCAACAACGAGAATTACAATCAATGCGAGCAGCAATTATTCAACTACAATTACAGCTACGACAACCACAGCAGctacaacagcaacaacaacatcaacagcTACAAGGACGGGCCAATAACAATTATAGTAATGTGGGAAATGCTGAAGAGTATTCCAATCTTAACCGTGTCGTGCAACACAATGGGAGTTCATTGGACGCTACGTTGCCACCGAGCTCATCACTCCCTAATCTTGTTGCTTTACCCACACCTACGCCCACACCGGTACCCGTTCCTATACCCAATCCTCCACACCAACAACAACAGTTGAACAACCAAGTTCCACCAGGAAATAGAGCCAACAACTATTGGGACAACTTTCGAAG TTACTCGAGGCAAAACTTACTCTCtgtgaatggaaaaactgCATCGGACCGCAACCCACATACAACCGCAAGTACTCCAACCACAAACACTGTGTCTTCTGCATCAGGTACTGCGTCTGGTGGGGGAAACAACACTGGACTCAC TAACATTGGATTTAGGTCTAGGAAAGACAAGCGCAATAGGGAGCATGGATTGGAGAATTTGACATTACCAACATTGTTATCGGCTGAGATGCAGTACCCACAAAATCTTCAGCTGCAGTCTAATTTTCAACAGCAAGAAGTTGTTAATTCAAGGAGCAGCTTAAATAATGTCTTAGCCAATGATATGACCTTACAACAGTCGCATCATGTGGACAACTTTTTTGATGAACAACAGTTGGCTTGCACTCGATCAGTATCCGCAAATAACGATGGTCAGGTTTGTCTGCGTCAGCTTAG CAATGAAATGAGCGACGCAGTGTCATCGCTAGTAACTGTGAATACTTCAAGACCTGGCTACCTCGTTCGGGTGCTGAGGGAGGTTAAAATTATTTGTGAAGATCACAGGTTGCGTCCTCGTCTCTTGCGTTCACTGAGGGCTCTGCGGGATTCACATTCATCCAATAATCCCTTG GTTGACTggttacaaaatgaaacaactGATCAGACAGCCAGTGAAAGTTGTCAATCTAGTGATGAAGATTCTGATACGGGTACCCTCAATAATACAGTAGGAAATGCAGTGAACCAAGCAGTTGGTGCTTTGTCACTACCCCCACCTCCGTTACCTCCACCACCATTGTCTATGACGTTACCACTTTTGCCG GGAGGATTTCAACCAGAAGGTATAGGCATTAATGCGTCAGCATCTGTAACACCGGGTTACAATGAAGACTTGGCGGAAGCTGATCAATCGCGACCCGAAACTTCTCACAATCCCCAG CAGGTTGCTAGTGAAGAAAATGTTGGTGAAGAAGGTGGAGGAGACGCATCAACAGCTTCTGCCAATGCTTTGATAGCTGATTTGGTAGCAGAAATGGAATATATGGAAGAAGATGGAGAAAGAAGTGACGATATTGGGCTTGATAGAGTTCCTACTCGATTATATCATCAGGCAAACGAGTCAATCTGA
- the LOC124185729 gene encoding uncharacterized protein LOC124185729 isoform X2, which translates to MSPGINDRPRYTGTVPKSNRRNDRNRERSNSNQVMIGPTDPRDVSHQPNNLLEWHLVTDPHRSEKNSNTRPTSSTPSISYQDLADFDCSSQQRNHIGEDRSQWHRMAPPDSHTQSPPPQLQANKPTNVDKMPDRGQVESRLNQIKDFIRVTSTMMDSLSQSSDPRAVTQHDKLSKMVEDLYDSEKKLTNLLGTYQNRGIPDESGDHPVQQSDQMRRFSDLMDVLTLQERCILTNPNCMNGEIDEHGDGGREAQLQRKVEETQRKLAQLQEQEASLLGMHLRAKERLNAARQAQQVFLQQGEQGNSAWEGPDRRLHQGQSNADELESEHAALRGKLVQLQNKKKRMDHLVAELQAVDTFDRGSCSSEGSRAPGRDKVAELDAMKAQLARLKALMEDATRDRHPSESEVEPEADEEVRVEVSANSSRNSIDRQSEPDDLSRRKAGNFGDAPSVDQVQAVTRELKEQSVLLQAARAELQRLKQTTPTPVITSSTPPPSLLGLNLSEKKQSNNNTNSSSNDERCEMQFAQAKRRQLEDLMRKEQVHSSSVNQDVGRGDWGGVRETNSQLSHTSVAANLWPLPNPATGESNEQSVDGASISENLLDVGPNGNATAANGNWWGVPPPIGMVEQPPQGVVGMAEYYRQLLLGSQAQQLQMMGMTMQQCCQLLWAQQRELQSMRAAIIQLQLQLRQPQQLQQQQQHQQLQGRANNNYSNVGNAEEYSNLNRVVQHNGSSLDATLPPSSSLPNLVALPTPTPTPVPVPIPNPPHQQQQLNNQVPPGNRANNYWDNFRSYSRQNLLSVNGKTASDRNPHTTASTPTTNTVSSASGTASGGGNNTGLTNIGFRSRKDKRNREHGLENLTLPTLLSAEMQYPQNLQLQSNFQQQEVVNSRSSLNNVLANDMTLQQSHHVDNFFDEQQLACTRSVSANNDGQVCLRQLSNEMSDAVSSLVTVNTSRPGYLVRVLREVKIICEDHRLRPRLLRSLRALRDSHSSNNPLVDWLQNETTDQTASESCQSSDEDSDTGTLNNTVGNAVNQAVGALSLPPPPLPPPPLSMTLPLLPGGFQPEGIGINASASVTPGYNEDLAEADQSRPETSHNPQQVASEENVGEEGGGDASTASANALIADLVAEMEYMEEDGERSDDIGLDRVPTRLYHQANESI; encoded by the exons atgTCACCCGGTATAAATGATCGCCCACGTTACACAGGTACCGTCCCAAAAAGTAATCGTAGAAATGATAGAAATCGAGAAAGATCCAACAGTAATCAGGTAATGATTGGGCCAACTGATCCGAGGGATGTTTCACACCAACCAAATAATCTG CTCGAGTGGCATTTGGTAACTGATCCACACAGGtcggaaaaaaatagtaatactCGACCCACCTCCTCCACACCTTCCATTAGCTACCAGGACCTCGCAGACTTCG ATTGCAGTAGCCAACAGCGTAACCACATAGGCGAAGATCGTTCTCAGTGGCATAGAATGGCACCACCAGACTCTCACACCCAATCACCACCACCGCAGTTACAGGCGAACAAGCCTACAAATGTAGACAAAATG cCAGACAGAGGACAAGTTGAAAGTCGACTTAATCAAATCAAGGACTTCATTCGGGTGACTTCTACAATGATGGATTCATTGAGTCAATCCAGTGACCCT CGCGCAGTTACGCAACATGACAAGTTGTCTAAAATGGTGGAGGATCTTTatgacagtgaaaaaaaattgaccaatcTTCTAGGGACTTATCAAAATCGGGGAATTCCTGATGAG TCTGGTGATCATCCAGTACAGCAGTCCGACCAGATGAGACGATTTAGTGATTTAATGGATGTTCTAACTTTACAAGAACGATGCATCTTGACTAACCCTAACTGCATG AATGGTGAAATTGACGAACACGGAGATGGCGGCAGAGAAGCTCAGCTCCAACGCAAGGTAGAAGAAACTCAAAGGAAGCTTGCCCAGCTTCAGGAACAAGAAGCTTCTCTTTTAGGAATGCATTTGCGAGCTAAAGAAAGATTGAATGCAGCACGTCAAGCCCAACAAGTATTTTTGCAACAGGGTGAACAGGGTAATTCTGCCTGGGAAGGACCAGATAGGCGACTGCATCAAGGGCAATCAAACGCCGATGAACTGGAGTCCGAACACGCTGCACTAAGGGGAAAATTGGTCCAgttacaaaataagaaaaaaagaatggatCATCTCGTCGCAGAGTTGCAAGCTGTGGACACTTTTGATAGAGGCAGCTGT AGCTCTGAAGGTTCACGTGCACCGGGAAGAGATAAAGTTGCCGAATTGGATGCAATGAAAGCACAGTTGGCACGCCTTAAGGCTCTGATGGAAGATGCTACACGAGATCGACATCCATCAGAATCTGAAGTCGAACCGGAAGCCGATGAAGAAGTCAGAGTAGAAGTGTCTGCTAATAGTTCTCGTAATTCGATAGATCGGCAGAGTGAGCCTGATGATTTGTCGAGAAGGAAGGCTGGTAACTTTGGAGATGCGCCCTCGGTCGACCAAGTTCAA GCTGTGACCAGGGAACTCAAAGAACAGTCCGTGTTACTGCAGGCAGCTCGTGCTGAATTGCAACGCCTGAAGCAAACGACTCCTACACCCGTCATTACCTCATCAACTCCACCCCCTTCTCTTCTTGGACTGAATTTATCTGAGAAGAAACAGAGTAACAACAATACTAATAGCAGCAGTAATGATGAACGTTGTGAAATGCAATTTGCACAAGCAAAGAGACGTCAGCTGGAAGATTTGATGAGAAAG GAACAGGTACACTCATCTAGCGTGAATCAAGATGTTGGTAGAGGAGATTGGGGTGGTGTTAGAGAAACCAATTCACAGCTTAGTCACACTAGCGTTGCAGCAAACTTATGGCCTTTGCCGAATCCTGCCACAG GGGAATCTAACGAACAAAGTGTAGACGGTGCGTCGATTTCGGAAAATTTATTAGATGTTGGGCCTAATGGTAATGCTACGGCGGCAAATGGTAATTGGTGGGGTGTTCCCCCACCAATTGGAATGGTCGAGCAGCCTCCACAAG GAGTGGTGGGTATGGCTGAATATTATCGACAGCTGTTATTGGGCTCTCAAGCACAACAATTACAAATGATGGGAATGACTATGCAGCAATGCTGCCAATTACTGTGGGCTCAACAACGAGAATTACAATCAATGCGAGCAGCAATTATTCAACTACAATTACAGCTACGACAACCACAGCAGctacaacagcaacaacaacatcaacagcTACAAGGACGGGCCAATAACAATTATAGTAATGTGGGAAATGCTGAAGAGTATTCCAATCTTAACCGTGTCGTGCAACACAATGGGAGTTCATTGGACGCTACGTTGCCACCGAGCTCATCACTCCCTAATCTTGTTGCTTTACCCACACCTACGCCCACACCGGTACCCGTTCCTATACCCAATCCTCCACACCAACAACAACAGTTGAACAACCAAGTTCCACCAGGAAATAGAGCCAACAACTATTGGGACAACTTTCGAAG TTACTCGAGGCAAAACTTACTCTCtgtgaatggaaaaactgCATCGGACCGCAACCCACATACAACCGCAAGTACTCCAACCACAAACACTGTGTCTTCTGCATCAGGTACTGCGTCTGGTGGGGGAAACAACACTGGACTCAC TAACATTGGATTTAGGTCTAGGAAAGACAAGCGCAATAGGGAGCATGGATTGGAGAATTTGACATTACCAACATTGTTATCGGCTGAGATGCAGTACCCACAAAATCTTCAGCTGCAGTCTAATTTTCAACAGCAAGAAGTTGTTAATTCAAGGAGCAGCTTAAATAATGTCTTAGCCAATGATATGACCTTACAACAGTCGCATCATGTGGACAACTTTTTTGATGAACAACAGTTGGCTTGCACTCGATCAGTATCCGCAAATAACGATGGTCAGGTTTGTCTGCGTCAGCTTAG CAATGAAATGAGCGACGCAGTGTCATCGCTAGTAACTGTGAATACTTCAAGACCTGGCTACCTCGTTCGGGTGCTGAGGGAGGTTAAAATTATTTGTGAAGATCACAGGTTGCGTCCTCGTCTCTTGCGTTCACTGAGGGCTCTGCGGGATTCACATTCATCCAATAATCCCTTG GTTGACTggttacaaaatgaaacaactGATCAGACAGCCAGTGAAAGTTGTCAATCTAGTGATGAAGATTCTGATACGGGTACCCTCAATAATACAGTAGGAAATGCAGTGAACCAAGCAGTTGGTGCTTTGTCACTACCCCCACCTCCGTTACCTCCACCACCATTGTCTATGACGTTACCACTTTTGCCG GGAGGATTTCAACCAGAAGGTATAGGCATTAATGCGTCAGCATCTGTAACACCGGGTTACAATGAAGACTTGGCGGAAGCTGATCAATCGCGACCCGAAACTTCTCACAATCCCCAG CAGGTTGCTAGTGAAGAAAATGTTGGTGAAGAAGGTGGAGGAGACGCATCAACAGCTTCTGCCAATGCTTTGATAGCTGATTTGGTAGCAGAAATGGAATATATGGAAGAAGATGGAGAAAGAAGTGACGATATTGGGCTTGATAGAGTTCCTACTCGATTATATCATCAGGCAAACGAGTCAATCTGA
- the LOC124185729 gene encoding uncharacterized protein LOC124185729 isoform X8, with amino-acid sequence MSPGINDRPRYTGTVPKSNRRNDRNRERSNSNQVMIGPTDPRDVSHQPNNLLEWHLVTDPHRSEKNSNTRPTSSTPSISYQDLADFDCSSQQRNHIGEDRSQWHRMAPPDSHTQSPPPQLQANKPTNVDKMPDRGQVESRLNQIKDFIRVTSTMMDSLSQSSDPNGEIDEHGDGGREAQLQRKVEETQRKLAQLQEQEASLLGMHLRAKERLNAARQAQQVFLQQGEQGNSAWEGPDRRLHQGQSNADELESEHAALRGKLVQLQNKKKRMDHLVAELQAVDTFDRGSCSSEGSRAPGRDKVAELDAMKAQLARLKALMEDATRDRHPSESEVEPEADEEVRVEVSANSSRNSIDRQSEPDDLSRRKAGNFGDAPSVDQVQAVTRELKEQSVLLQAARAELQRLKQTTPTPVITSSTPPPSLLGLNLSEKKQSNNNTNSSSNDERCEMQFAQAKRRQLEDLMRKEQVHSSSVNQDVGRGDWGGVRETNSQLSHTSVAANLWPLPNPATGESNEQSVDGASISENLLDVGPNGNATAANGNWWGVPPPIGMVEQPPQAGVVGMAEYYRQLLLGSQAQQLQMMGMTMQQCCQLLWAQQRELQSMRAAIIQLQLQLRQPQQLQQQQQHQQLQGRANNNYSNVGNAEEYSNLNRVVQHNGSSLDATLPPSSSLPNLVALPTPTPTPVPVPIPNPPHQQQQLNNQVPPGNRANNYWDNFRSYSRQNLLSVNGKTASDRNPHTTASTPTTNTVSSASGTASGGGNNTGLTNIGFRSRKDKRNREHGLENLTLPTLLSAEMQYPQNLQLQSNFQQQEVVNSRSSLNNVLANDMTLQQSHHVDNFFDEQQLACTRSVSANNDGQVCLRQLSNEMSDAVSSLVTVNTSRPGYLVRVLREVKIICEDHRLRPRLLRSLRALRDSHSSNNPLVDWLQNETTDQTASESCQSSDEDSDTGTLNNTVGNAVNQAVGALSLPPPPLPPPPLSMTLPLLPGGFQPEGIGINASASVTPGYNEDLAEADQSRPETSHNPQQVASEENVGEEGGGDASTASANALIADLVAEMEYMEEDGERSDDIGLDRVPTRLYHQANESI; translated from the exons atgTCACCCGGTATAAATGATCGCCCACGTTACACAGGTACCGTCCCAAAAAGTAATCGTAGAAATGATAGAAATCGAGAAAGATCCAACAGTAATCAGGTAATGATTGGGCCAACTGATCCGAGGGATGTTTCACACCAACCAAATAATCTG CTCGAGTGGCATTTGGTAACTGATCCACACAGGtcggaaaaaaatagtaatactCGACCCACCTCCTCCACACCTTCCATTAGCTACCAGGACCTCGCAGACTTCG ATTGCAGTAGCCAACAGCGTAACCACATAGGCGAAGATCGTTCTCAGTGGCATAGAATGGCACCACCAGACTCTCACACCCAATCACCACCACCGCAGTTACAGGCGAACAAGCCTACAAATGTAGACAAAATG cCAGACAGAGGACAAGTTGAAAGTCGACTTAATCAAATCAAGGACTTCATTCGGGTGACTTCTACAATGATGGATTCATTGAGTCAATCCAGTGACCCT AATGGTGAAATTGACGAACACGGAGATGGCGGCAGAGAAGCTCAGCTCCAACGCAAGGTAGAAGAAACTCAAAGGAAGCTTGCCCAGCTTCAGGAACAAGAAGCTTCTCTTTTAGGAATGCATTTGCGAGCTAAAGAAAGATTGAATGCAGCACGTCAAGCCCAACAAGTATTTTTGCAACAGGGTGAACAGGGTAATTCTGCCTGGGAAGGACCAGATAGGCGACTGCATCAAGGGCAATCAAACGCCGATGAACTGGAGTCCGAACACGCTGCACTAAGGGGAAAATTGGTCCAgttacaaaataagaaaaaaagaatggatCATCTCGTCGCAGAGTTGCAAGCTGTGGACACTTTTGATAGAGGCAGCTGT AGCTCTGAAGGTTCACGTGCACCGGGAAGAGATAAAGTTGCCGAATTGGATGCAATGAAAGCACAGTTGGCACGCCTTAAGGCTCTGATGGAAGATGCTACACGAGATCGACATCCATCAGAATCTGAAGTCGAACCGGAAGCCGATGAAGAAGTCAGAGTAGAAGTGTCTGCTAATAGTTCTCGTAATTCGATAGATCGGCAGAGTGAGCCTGATGATTTGTCGAGAAGGAAGGCTGGTAACTTTGGAGATGCGCCCTCGGTCGACCAAGTTCAA GCTGTGACCAGGGAACTCAAAGAACAGTCCGTGTTACTGCAGGCAGCTCGTGCTGAATTGCAACGCCTGAAGCAAACGACTCCTACACCCGTCATTACCTCATCAACTCCACCCCCTTCTCTTCTTGGACTGAATTTATCTGAGAAGAAACAGAGTAACAACAATACTAATAGCAGCAGTAATGATGAACGTTGTGAAATGCAATTTGCACAAGCAAAGAGACGTCAGCTGGAAGATTTGATGAGAAAG GAACAGGTACACTCATCTAGCGTGAATCAAGATGTTGGTAGAGGAGATTGGGGTGGTGTTAGAGAAACCAATTCACAGCTTAGTCACACTAGCGTTGCAGCAAACTTATGGCCTTTGCCGAATCCTGCCACAG GGGAATCTAACGAACAAAGTGTAGACGGTGCGTCGATTTCGGAAAATTTATTAGATGTTGGGCCTAATGGTAATGCTACGGCGGCAAATGGTAATTGGTGGGGTGTTCCCCCACCAATTGGAATGGTCGAGCAGCCTCCACAAG CAGGAGTGGTGGGTATGGCTGAATATTATCGACAGCTGTTATTGGGCTCTCAAGCACAACAATTACAAATGATGGGAATGACTATGCAGCAATGCTGCCAATTACTGTGGGCTCAACAACGAGAATTACAATCAATGCGAGCAGCAATTATTCAACTACAATTACAGCTACGACAACCACAGCAGctacaacagcaacaacaacatcaacagcTACAAGGACGGGCCAATAACAATTATAGTAATGTGGGAAATGCTGAAGAGTATTCCAATCTTAACCGTGTCGTGCAACACAATGGGAGTTCATTGGACGCTACGTTGCCACCGAGCTCATCACTCCCTAATCTTGTTGCTTTACCCACACCTACGCCCACACCGGTACCCGTTCCTATACCCAATCCTCCACACCAACAACAACAGTTGAACAACCAAGTTCCACCAGGAAATAGAGCCAACAACTATTGGGACAACTTTCGAAG TTACTCGAGGCAAAACTTACTCTCtgtgaatggaaaaactgCATCGGACCGCAACCCACATACAACCGCAAGTACTCCAACCACAAACACTGTGTCTTCTGCATCAGGTACTGCGTCTGGTGGGGGAAACAACACTGGACTCAC TAACATTGGATTTAGGTCTAGGAAAGACAAGCGCAATAGGGAGCATGGATTGGAGAATTTGACATTACCAACATTGTTATCGGCTGAGATGCAGTACCCACAAAATCTTCAGCTGCAGTCTAATTTTCAACAGCAAGAAGTTGTTAATTCAAGGAGCAGCTTAAATAATGTCTTAGCCAATGATATGACCTTACAACAGTCGCATCATGTGGACAACTTTTTTGATGAACAACAGTTGGCTTGCACTCGATCAGTATCCGCAAATAACGATGGTCAGGTTTGTCTGCGTCAGCTTAG CAATGAAATGAGCGACGCAGTGTCATCGCTAGTAACTGTGAATACTTCAAGACCTGGCTACCTCGTTCGGGTGCTGAGGGAGGTTAAAATTATTTGTGAAGATCACAGGTTGCGTCCTCGTCTCTTGCGTTCACTGAGGGCTCTGCGGGATTCACATTCATCCAATAATCCCTTG GTTGACTggttacaaaatgaaacaactGATCAGACAGCCAGTGAAAGTTGTCAATCTAGTGATGAAGATTCTGATACGGGTACCCTCAATAATACAGTAGGAAATGCAGTGAACCAAGCAGTTGGTGCTTTGTCACTACCCCCACCTCCGTTACCTCCACCACCATTGTCTATGACGTTACCACTTTTGCCG GGAGGATTTCAACCAGAAGGTATAGGCATTAATGCGTCAGCATCTGTAACACCGGGTTACAATGAAGACTTGGCGGAAGCTGATCAATCGCGACCCGAAACTTCTCACAATCCCCAG CAGGTTGCTAGTGAAGAAAATGTTGGTGAAGAAGGTGGAGGAGACGCATCAACAGCTTCTGCCAATGCTTTGATAGCTGATTTGGTAGCAGAAATGGAATATATGGAAGAAGATGGAGAAAGAAGTGACGATATTGGGCTTGATAGAGTTCCTACTCGATTATATCATCAGGCAAACGAGTCAATCTGA